In one window of Fulvia fulva chromosome 5, complete sequence DNA:
- a CDS encoding Ecp11-1 (copy A), whose translation MLSSAKTLWLLLLSMLAYTTKPAYSLDCKAVALKWVHQFRIPGGDNCNFYCSYDSLYQQFNLWKKNDACQGADGFSTAIPKIQEAPCSDCPGSKTCICSVQATAWRVRNGKWFDGQQWFDCDVKPYTERVLGRRWYDESEADKDIYVGYYSRGFISNDNVHCGSQ comes from the coding sequence ATGTTGTCGTCAGCGAAGACCCTATGGCTACTTCTTTTGTCTATGTTGGCATACACAACTAAGCCAGCTTACTCCCTCGACTGCAAGGCCGTAGCTTTGAAGTGGGTGCACCAGTTCAGAATACCTGGGGGCGATAACTGCAACTTTTACTGCTCTTACGACTCCCTTTACCAGCAATTCAATCTGTGGAAGAAGAACGATGCTTGCCAGGGGGCTGACGGTTTCTCCACGGCGATTCCAAAGATCCAAGAAGCGCCTTGTTCAGACTGTCCCGGGAGCAAGACTTGTATTTGTAGCGTTCAGGCTACTGCATGGAGGGTTCGAAATGGGAAGTGGTTCGATGGGCAACAATGGTTTGATTGCGATGTCAAACCTTATACCGAGAGAGTTCTTGGAAGGAGATGGTATGATGAATCTGAGGCGGACAAGGACATATACGTGGGGTACTACTCTCGGGGATTCATCTCGAACGACAACGTTCACTGTGGTTCTCAATAG